A single Corvus hawaiiensis isolate bCorHaw1 chromosome 26, bCorHaw1.pri.cur, whole genome shotgun sequence DNA region contains:
- the SNAI2 gene encoding zinc finger protein SNAI2: MPRSFLVKKHFNSSKKPNYSELDTHTVIISPYLYESYPVPIIPQPEILSSVAYNPITVWTTTGLLPSPLPNDLSPLSGYPSSLGRVSPPPPSDTSSKDHSGSESPISDEEERIQSKLSDPHAIEAEKFQCSLCNKTYSTFSGLAKHKQLHCDAQSRKSFSCKYCDKEYVSLGALKMHIRTHTLPCVCKICGKAFSRPWLLQGHIRTHTGEKPFSCPHCNRAFADRSNLRAHLQTHSDVKKYQCKNCSKTFSRMSLLHKHEESGCCVAH, encoded by the exons ATGCCACGCTCCTTCCTGGTCAAGAAGCATTTCAATTCATCCAAGAAGCCGAATTACAGCGAGCTGGACACTCATACAG TGATTATATCCCCATACCTGTACGAAAGCTATCCAGTCCCTATCATACCACAGCCAGAGATCCTGAGCTCAGTAGCTTACAATCCCATTACTGTGTGGACTACAACTGGGCTGCTACCGTCTCCATTACCCAATGACCTCTCTCCACTTTCTGGATACCCCTCATCTTTGGGAAGAGTCAGCCCACCTCCACCTTCTGACACCTCCTCCAAAGATCACAGCGGTTCAGAAAGCCCCATTAGCGATGAAGAAGAGAGAATCCAGTCAAAGCTTTCAGACCCTCATGCAATCGAAGCTGAAAAGTTCCAGTGCAGTTTATGCAACAAGACCTATTCAACTTTCTCCGGGTTGGCCAAACATAAGCAGCTGCACTGTGATGCCCAGTCTAGGAAATCGTTCAGCTGCAAGTACTGTGACAAGGAGTATGTCAGCCTGGGAGCGCTTAAGATGCACATCAGGACCCACACACTGCCTTGTGTCTGCAAGATCTGCGGCAAGGCTTTCTCCAGACCCTGGCTACTTCAAGGACACATTAGAACTCACACTG GAGAAAAGCCGTTTTCCTGTCCTCACTGCAACAGGGCTTTTGCAGACAGATCCAATCTAAGGGCTCATCTGCAGACCCACTCGGATGTGAAGAAATACCAGTGCAAAAATTGCTCCAAAACTTTCTCCAGAATGTCTCTTCTGCACAAACATGAGGAATCTGGATGCTGTGTAGCACACTGA